A region from the Nesterenkonia lacusekhoensis genome encodes:
- the murA gene encoding UDP-N-acetylglucosamine 1-carboxyvinyltransferase, which yields MAKLLTIQGGKPLQGRVRVRGAKNLVPKAMVASLLGNEPSQLRNVPEIKDVEIVRNLLQIHGVKVDADPETGDLTLDPRQMRNAEHSEIDAHAGDSRIPILFCGPLMHKQGEAFIPDLGGCRIGDRPINYHLEVLRNFGAVVDKQATGVHITAPKGLKGAKLELPYPSVGTTEQVLLTAVLAEGITELKNAAVEPEIHDLIAILQQMGAIISVNTDRTIRIEGVEKLSGYKHRAIPDRNESASWASAALVTRGDIYVEGAAQRDLTAFLNTYRKIGGEFEVDDDGIRFWHGGGQLQPLVLETDVHPGFMTDWQQPMVVALTQAHGVSIVHETVYENRFGFTNALKRMGASIQLHRECLGSNPCRFGQRNFLHSAVISGPSELKGTTIDIPDLRGGFSHLIAALAANGTSEVTGIEIINRGYEHFIDKISGLGADIELTTR from the coding sequence ATGGCCAAACTGCTCACCATCCAGGGTGGAAAGCCGCTCCAGGGCCGCGTCCGCGTCCGCGGTGCCAAGAACTTGGTTCCCAAAGCGATGGTCGCCTCTCTGCTGGGCAACGAACCTTCGCAGCTGCGCAACGTTCCGGAGATCAAGGATGTCGAGATCGTCCGGAATCTGCTGCAGATCCACGGGGTGAAGGTCGACGCCGACCCAGAGACCGGTGATCTCACCCTCGATCCGCGTCAGATGCGCAATGCTGAGCATTCCGAGATCGACGCCCACGCCGGAGACTCACGGATCCCGATCCTCTTCTGCGGCCCGCTCATGCACAAGCAGGGCGAGGCCTTCATCCCTGACCTCGGCGGCTGCCGGATCGGTGACCGGCCGATCAACTACCACCTCGAGGTGCTGCGGAACTTCGGCGCCGTCGTGGACAAGCAGGCCACCGGCGTCCACATCACCGCACCCAAGGGTCTCAAGGGAGCCAAGCTCGAGCTGCCCTACCCCTCGGTGGGCACCACCGAGCAGGTGCTGCTGACCGCTGTGCTGGCTGAGGGCATCACGGAGCTGAAGAACGCGGCCGTGGAGCCTGAGATCCACGATCTGATCGCCATCCTCCAGCAGATGGGAGCGATCATCTCGGTCAACACCGACCGAACCATCCGCATCGAGGGCGTGGAGAAGCTCTCCGGCTATAAGCACCGCGCCATTCCGGACCGCAACGAGTCCGCCTCCTGGGCCTCGGCGGCTCTGGTGACCCGCGGCGACATCTACGTCGAAGGTGCGGCGCAGCGCGATCTGACGGCCTTCCTGAACACCTACCGCAAGATCGGCGGCGAGTTCGAGGTCGACGACGACGGCATCCGTTTCTGGCACGGCGGCGGCCAGCTCCAGCCCCTGGTGCTGGAGACCGACGTCCACCCCGGCTTCATGACGGACTGGCAGCAGCCCATGGTCGTGGCGCTGACCCAGGCCCACGGCGTGTCCATCGTGCACGAGACCGTCTACGAGAACCGGTTCGGCTTCACCAACGCGCTGAAGCGCATGGGTGCCTCCATCCAGCTGCACCGGGAGTGCCTGGGCTCGAACCCCTGCCGGTTCGGCCAGCGGAACTTCCTGCACTCGGCAGTGATCTCCGGGCCCTCAGAGCTGAAGGGCACCACGATCGACATCCCGGACCTGCGCGGCGGGTTCTCCCACCTGATCGCCGCACTGGCCGCCAACGGCACCTCTGAGGTGACCGGCATCGAGATCATCAACCGCGGCTACGAGCACTTCATCGACAAGATCAGCGGCCTCGGTGCTGACATCGAGCTGACCACGCGCTGA
- the leuD gene encoding 3-isopropylmalate dehydratase small subunit gives MEPITTHTGVGVPLRQSNVDTDQIIPAVYLKRITKTGFDDALFSSWRKNPDFVLNQPEYTHGTVLVAGPDFGTGSSREHAVWALKDYGFRVVIASRFADIFYGNSAKQGLLTAKVAQSDVERIWKELESTPGAEVTVDLESRTVRCGAVDTTFEIDNYTRWRLMEGLDDISLTLKQESSISEFEASRLPFKPKTLPART, from the coding sequence ATGGAACCCATCACCACCCATACCGGCGTCGGCGTCCCGCTGCGCCAGTCCAACGTGGACACCGACCAGATCATCCCGGCCGTCTATCTGAAGCGGATCACCAAGACCGGCTTCGACGACGCCCTGTTCTCGTCCTGGCGGAAGAACCCGGACTTCGTCCTGAACCAGCCGGAGTACACCCACGGCACCGTCCTGGTGGCCGGCCCCGACTTCGGCACCGGCTCCTCCCGCGAGCATGCGGTATGGGCGCTGAAGGACTACGGGTTCAGAGTGGTCATCGCCTCTCGCTTCGCCGACATCTTCTACGGCAACTCGGCCAAACAGGGTCTGCTGACGGCCAAGGTGGCCCAGTCCGACGTCGAGCGCATCTGGAAGGAGCTGGAGAGCACCCCGGGTGCCGAGGTGACGGTGGACCTGGAGAGTCGCACAGTGCGCTGCGGTGCAGTGGACACCACGTTCGAGATCGACAACTACACCCGGTGGCGTCTGATGGAGGGCCTGGATGATATCTCGCTCACACTGAAGCAGGAGTCCTCCATCAGCGAATTCGAGGCTTCTCGCCTGCCCTTCAAGCCCAAGACCCTGCCTGCGCGCACCTGA